From one Streptomyces mobaraensis genomic stretch:
- the moaC gene encoding cyclic pyranopterin monophosphate synthase MoaC, with amino-acid sequence MSSTQPPPARLTHLDDAGAARMVDITAKDVTARTARASGRVLVAPRVVELLRGEGLPKGDVLATARIAGIMGAKRTPEIIPLCHPLALSGVTVDLALTDDAVEITATVRTTGRTGVEMEALTAVTTAALTVVDMVKAVDKAAVITDVRVEEKSGGKSGDWRRA; translated from the coding sequence ATGAGCAGCACCCAGCCCCCACCCGCCCGGCTGACCCACCTCGACGACGCGGGCGCGGCGCGCATGGTCGACATCACGGCCAAGGACGTCACCGCCCGCACCGCGCGGGCGAGCGGACGGGTGCTGGTGGCGCCGCGCGTGGTGGAACTGCTGCGCGGCGAGGGCCTGCCCAAGGGCGACGTGCTGGCCACCGCCCGGATCGCCGGGATCATGGGTGCCAAGCGCACCCCGGAGATCATCCCGCTCTGCCACCCGCTGGCCCTCTCGGGTGTCACCGTCGACCTCGCGCTGACCGACGACGCCGTCGAGATCACCGCCACCGTCCGCACCACCGGCCGCACCGGTGTCGAGATGGAGGCCCTCACCGCCGTCACCACGGCCGCCCTCACCGTCGTCGACATGGTCAAGGCGGTCGACAAGGCAGCCGTCATCACGGACGTCCGGGTCGAGGAGAAGTCCGGCGGGAAGTCCGGCGACTGGCGGCGCGCGTGA
- a CDS encoding MogA/MoaB family molybdenum cofactor biosynthesis protein has protein sequence MAARVRAPDAPVRALVVTASHRAAAGVYPDRGGPLLVAGLTELGCAVEGPLVVPDGDPVEAALRSAVAEGYDVVVTTGGTGVSPTDRTPEATRAVLDYEVPGIAEAVRAEGLAKVPTAALSRGLAGVAGRTLIVNLPGSTGGVRDGLAVLGRVLAHAVDQLHGGDHPGPAPRNPA, from the coding sequence CTGGCGGCGCGCGTGAGAGCCCCGGACGCCCCCGTGAGAGCCCTGGTCGTCACCGCCTCCCACCGCGCCGCCGCCGGCGTCTACCCGGACCGGGGCGGTCCGCTGCTGGTCGCCGGTCTGACCGAACTGGGCTGCGCGGTCGAGGGCCCCCTGGTGGTGCCCGACGGCGACCCGGTCGAGGCCGCGCTGCGGTCGGCCGTCGCCGAGGGGTACGACGTGGTGGTCACCACCGGCGGTACGGGCGTCTCGCCCACCGACCGCACCCCCGAGGCCACCCGGGCCGTCCTGGACTACGAGGTGCCCGGCATCGCCGAGGCCGTCCGCGCCGAGGGGCTCGCCAAGGTGCCGACGGCCGCGCTCTCCCGCGGCCTGGCCGGCGTCGCCGGCCGCACGCTGATCGTCAACCTCCCCGGTTCGACGGGTGGGGTGCGGGACGGCCTGGCCGTCCTCGGGCGGGTGCTCGCGCACGCCGTGGACCAGTTGCACGGCGGTGATCACCCCGGACCCGCGCCCCGGAACCCGGCATGA
- a CDS encoding GNAT family N-acetyltransferase, producing MWPVALRDGDVLLRPIRMRDHRAWREVNRRNRDWLRPWEATVPPPPPGGPPARRPTYRQMVRHLRSEAHAGRMLPFVIEYQGRLSGQLTVAGITWGSMCSAHVGYWVDEAVAGRGVMPTAVALVTDHCFRTLGLHRVEVCIRPENAPSRRVVEKLGFREEGLRPRYLHIDGAWRDHLVYALTAEEAVDGVVTRWHRSRLPK from the coding sequence ATGTGGCCGGTGGCGCTCCGGGACGGCGACGTCCTGCTCCGCCCCATCCGCATGCGCGACCACCGCGCCTGGCGTGAGGTCAACCGGCGCAACCGCGACTGGCTGCGCCCCTGGGAGGCCACCGTCCCGCCGCCCCCGCCCGGCGGCCCGCCCGCCCGGCGCCCGACCTACCGTCAGATGGTCCGTCACCTGCGGTCCGAGGCGCACGCGGGCCGCATGCTGCCCTTCGTCATCGAGTACCAGGGGCGGCTGTCCGGGCAGTTGACGGTGGCGGGCATCACCTGGGGGTCGATGTGCTCGGCGCACGTCGGCTACTGGGTGGACGAGGCCGTGGCCGGCCGGGGCGTGATGCCGACCGCCGTCGCCCTCGTCACCGACCACTGCTTCCGCACCCTCGGCCTGCACCGCGTCGAGGTGTGCATCCGCCCGGAGAACGCGCCCAGCCGCCGGGTGGTGGAGAAGCTCGGTTTCCGCGAGGAGGGGCTCCGCCCGCGGTACCTGCACATCGACGGCGCCTGGCGGGACCACCTGGTCTACGCGCTCACCGCGGAGGAGGCGGTGGACGGGGTCGTCACCCGGTGGCACCGGTCCCGGCTGCCCAAATAA
- the sepX gene encoding divisome protein SepX/GlpR: MSSSGLIYAVIVGAWAAYLVPMWLRRQDELNEARPTERFSTAIRLLSGRAGMERRYAKELERAGASADAPAPDASAPDVTADAPTARPQEPDAATAPVAARSSGMPAPDRTPPTPAERARRSKVLARRRRTTVLLFLAFTFGAVVAGVGGIAFLWAPGVPAVLLSAYICYLRVHERRRFAFVMDQRRAELAAQRLREGRPRPQQAADPTTVAAPAPADTVRRPAPAPAAEPASAPPATPSPSAGRRALVEQTDHAEWVDQQRDRGTEGDGWEPVPVPLPTYVTAPVAPRAGGSDDLGTPDTWSAARSSTAGPSLDRKPADDRRGTRPRRRPRERGRTPLFDQYADDERPRAANE, encoded by the coding sequence GTGAGCAGCAGCGGCCTGATCTACGCAGTCATCGTCGGGGCCTGGGCCGCCTACTTGGTGCCGATGTGGCTCCGTAGGCAGGACGAGCTCAACGAAGCCCGTCCGACGGAACGCTTCAGCACCGCCATCCGGCTGCTGTCCGGACGGGCGGGGATGGAGCGCCGTTACGCCAAGGAGCTCGAACGCGCCGGCGCCTCCGCCGACGCGCCGGCACCGGACGCGTCGGCACCCGACGTGACGGCGGACGCCCCGACGGCGCGTCCCCAGGAGCCGGACGCCGCGACCGCACCGGTCGCCGCCCGGTCCTCCGGCATGCCCGCGCCCGACCGGACTCCCCCCACCCCGGCCGAACGCGCCCGCCGCTCCAAGGTCCTCGCGCGCCGCCGCCGCACCACCGTCCTCCTCTTCCTCGCCTTCACCTTCGGTGCGGTCGTCGCGGGCGTCGGCGGCATCGCCTTCCTCTGGGCCCCCGGCGTCCCGGCGGTGCTCCTCAGCGCGTACATCTGCTACCTGCGCGTCCATGAACGGCGGCGGTTCGCCTTCGTCATGGACCAGCGCCGGGCCGAACTCGCCGCCCAACGGCTTCGCGAGGGCCGCCCGCGCCCTCAGCAGGCGGCGGACCCCACGACCGTCGCCGCCCCCGCCCCCGCGGACACCGTCCGCCGTCCGGCCCCCGCCCCCGCGGCTGAGCCCGCGAGCGCCCCGCCGGCCACCCCCTCGCCCAGCGCCGGCCGCCGCGCCCTGGTCGAGCAGACCGACCACGCCGAGTGGGTGGACCAGCAGCGCGACCGCGGCACCGAGGGCGACGGCTGGGAGCCCGTGCCCGTCCCGCTGCCCACCTACGTCACCGCCCCCGTCGCCCCGCGCGCCGGCGGCTCCGACGACCTCGGCACCCCGGACACCTGGAGCGCCGCCCGCTCCAGCACCGCCGGTCCCTCCCTCGACCGCAAGCCGGCCGACGACCGCCGGGGCACCCGCCCCCGCCGCCGCCCCCGCGAGCGCGGCCGCACCCCGCTGTTCGACCAGTACGCGGACGACGAGCGCCCCCGCGCCGCCAACGAGTGA